One segment of Mesoplodon densirostris isolate mMesDen1 chromosome 6, mMesDen1 primary haplotype, whole genome shotgun sequence DNA contains the following:
- the PTPA gene encoding serine/threonine-protein phosphatase 2A activator: MAEGERRSPPDSSEDIPPATENFIIPKKEIHTVPDMSKWKRSQAYADYIGFILTLNEGVKGRKLSSEYRVSEAIEKLVALLNTLDRWIDETPPVDQPSRFGNKAYRTWYAKLDEEAENLVATVVPTHLAAAVPEVAVYLKESVGNSTRIDYGTGHEAAFAAFLCCLCKIGVLRVDDQIAIVFKVFNRYLEVMRKLQKTYRMEPAGSQGVWGLDDFQFLPFIWGSSQLIDHPYLEPRHFVDEKAVNENHKDYMFLECILFITEMKTGPFAEHSNQLWNISAVPSWSKVNQGLIRMYKAECLEKFPVIQHFKFGSLLPIHPVTSSS, from the exons ATGGCCGAGGGCGAGCGGCGGTCGCCGCCAG attctTCGGAGGATATCCCTCCAGCCACTGAGAACTTCATCATTCCAAAAAAAGAGATCCACACTGTTCCAGACATGAGCAAATGGAAGCGTTCTCAG GCATACGCTGACTACATCGGATTCATCCTCACCCTCAACGAAGGTGTGAAGGGGAGGAAGCTGAGCTCCGAGTACAGAGTCTCTGAG GCCATTGAGAAACTGGTCGCCCTTCTCAACACGCTGGACAGGTGGATTGATGAGACTCCTCCGGTGGACCAGCCCTCTCGATTTGGGAACAAGGCCTACAGGACCTGGTATGCCAAACTTGATGAG GAAGCAGAAAACTTGGTGGCCACAGTGGTCCCCACCCATCTGGCAGCTGCTGTGCCCGAGGTGGCTGTTTACCTAAAGGAGTCAGTAGGGAACTCCACGCGCATCGACTACGGCACAG GACATGAAGCTGCCTTTGCTGCTTTCCTCTGCTGTCTCTGCAAGATAGGGGTGCTTCGAGTGGACGACCAAATAGCCATCGTCTTCAAGGTATTCAATCG GTACCTTGAGGTTATGCGGAAGCTCCAGAAGACGTACAGGATGGAGCCGGCCGGCAGCCAGGGCGTGTGGGGCCTGGATGACTTCCAGTTTCTGCCCTTCATCTGGGGCAGTTCGCAGCTGATAG ACCACCCGTATCTGGAGCCCAGGCACTTTGTCGACGAGAAGGCCGTGAACGAGAACCACAAGGACTACATGTTCCTGGAGTGTATCCTGTTTATCACCGAG ATGAAGACAGGCCCCTTTGCAGAGCATTCCAACCAGCTGTGGAACATCAGTGCCGTCCCCTCCTGGTCCAAAGTGAACCAGGGTCTCATCCGCATGTATAAGGCCGAG TGCCTGGAGAAGTTCCCAGTGATCCAGCATTTCAAGTTCGGGAGCCTGCTCCCCATCCACCCGGTCACGTCCTCCAGCTAG